The DNA sequence gtaacgaccattctgtttaatcagcttattgatatgccacacctgttaggtgtgTGGAAAATCTTGGCAAACAAGTTTGTTGATcaaatttgagaaaaataagctttttgtgcatttggaaaAAATTACTAGGAtctattatttcagctcatgaaacatgggaccagcactttacatgttttgtttatgtttttgttgtttgtttctcaTTGACTATTTTACTGTCTGGTCCCTCAGATCGTTAGCAGACATTGAGTCTGTAAAAAAGGTTCAGAAAGACATGACTAGATGACTTACCATAATATTCTGTTTCTAGAGGGGAATCAGTCGACTCCAACAGCACAGTAGGTGAATTTATCTTAGTAGCTGAGGTTCCAAGTCGGTGACCAATGAAACTATGGACCTCGCCAGGTGTCCAACTGGATGGAGATTTGTCTGGGGAAGCAACAGATCAGTTGACAAACAATATTAACTTCCAAGCTTCCAGTCGCAGGCCAATTTAGTGTTTTGAAAATGTCACTAGTGTTGATGCTGTACTAGGCAGCTTAACTTACCAGAATCTTTCACTTCTTGTGGGGAATTAGGTTGAGTTGTCGCCAAAATATTTCCATCTGAATCTATTACCAAAGTACTTGGTTGGTGACGGAGGACACTATCCATGATGGCAAACCATCTTTCTCTACGGCGGTTGTAGCTCctcttcttattgttgtccttgattTTATGATACTCTTGTTTCAgcttttttattttctctctgcACCTCTTTGACGACCTGTTAAATCCCAGGGCAGCGAGCTCTGAACTAAGTTTGGTAAAGACGCTCTCGTTTCTCACTGATGAGAGAAGCTGCTCCTGAACACTCCTGTCTGCCCAGAGTCTTACCAATGCATGGACCTCCTCAGGCGTCCAGCGGAATGGAGATTCATCTGTGAATGCACCAGATCAGTTGAAGGACACAAGAAAAGGCAGATAAAATGTTATCCAGTAAGGTCATAGGCCATTTAGGCCTACTAAAAATGTAATGGATCAGCCGTTGTTTCTGTAAATGTAATGTTTCTGAACTTACCATAATCTTTCGCTTTTTTGGGGGAATCAGCAGACTCCAACAGCCTAGAAGCTGAATTTATCCTGCCAGACCCTGAAGTCCCTGAACGGTGACTAAAGAGACTGTGGACCTCATCAGGCATCCAACTGGATGGTGACTTGTCTGTGGAAGCACCAGATAATGAGTACTCACACAAACAGGGACATAATAACTAGCAAAGATTGTGTAACACGGTATGTGAGAGCTTTGTACTGTACTGCCTCTGCCCAGAGGTCTGGGCTTAGCATGTGGCACAAGCTGTTTCATTCCCACCGCTGCTGTCAATGTAGCGGGAAAGAAGATAGCTGCATCATGGCTTTTACTGTGCAGATGCAAGCACCTAACGGACTGCACCGCAAAAGCCTGGGCATCTGGGCAGAGCTGTATATTGCTAACATATGCAGTGTTAACCTACATTTGTAAGTAGACTTAGCTATGGAATGACCATTCACCATTTCCTAATGTTACTTAGTTTATAACACTGggaaaccagtggaggctggtgggaggagtaatggctggaatggtatcaaacatatggaaatcaCATAGACTCCAATCAGCCCattctcctatagctcctcccaccagcctccactgtggGAAACGCATGGAAAGTCACATTGGTGTTGGCATGATGAAAAATAGGCCATGTTCCAATACTTTTTTTGCCTGGCCTCCAGGGGTGGAAATACAGGCCAAGTGTAAAccaatggtatatatatatatattatatacacacactagaccaGTTATAGTgggcgctgtgttgaagccaccatgcctccatcttggcactcctccacattgtaaaaaaatattttggaagctataaaAAATGCATTTATGGTCTACATTCGTTTTTGCCACATGGATTTagttacagacaccttaatgcatccTTTTAAATTAGATTGTGCGCTAAGCATGCAAATAAtaatcaaatggcaacccagactatttgcattgcccccccaccCTCTTCTACtcgtattatctatgcatagtcactttaataactctacctacatgtacatattacctcaattaccttgacaccggtgaccccgcacattgactctgtaccagtaccccctgtatatagcccagctattgttatttattgcttgctctttaattatttgttattcttctcttcttttttgtattttcttaactgcattgttagttgTACGTACACCTGTTGTCAACGCATTGTGACAAAGACAATTTGAttcaataaataaaacattttccttaaagtataTATTACAAATGTTACTGTCCACgagaacaacaaaaaaatacttaaatacatgtaattctgTCCTTCAAAAACATTTCATTGAAATACTGTATAATTCCATTAAATCCTATAGAGGACTGCTgctactggggagtgccaatatggccgaccggtggcttcaaagcttCTCAATGGCAAACACATTGTATTAGCGATCCAGAGTTTATTTTCAGCCTGGTGTAAAACCCTACTTTGGAACAGGGACATTAGTCTAAATTACCGGGATCTTCCTCCTCTGGTGGGGCATCTGGCGTGGACTCCAAAATATTTTGAGAATTCATTACCAAGCCAGACTCCAATAAGGTACCACTTGGTTGGTGACCGAGGACACTATCCATGATGGCAAACCATCTTCTTCTAAGACAGGTGGCGGCATTCTTGTTTTCGTCGTCCTTGATTTTTTTGTATTCCTGTTTCAGTTTCTTTATTTTCCACCTGCACTGTGTCGATGTTTTGATGAAGCCTAGGGCATCAAGCTCTGAACTAAGTTTGATAAAGACTCTCTCGTTTCTCACTGCTGTGAGAAGCTGCTCTTGAAcactcccgtctgcccagcgtgtTAACAATGAAACTACCTCCTCAGGTGCCCATTGACATGCACAGGACAGGGATTTTTTGTTTTCCATGGTTATGTATTTGCTATTTCTAATAGTTTATAGAATACCCTTTTCACAATAGTCTGCCTAGCACGGTTCGGTTCGGATATTGCAAAGATgtgtataactaaaccaagatagaccacagcctgtcgtttcaaATGGTAACAAATGAGcaatagtgggcagaacaagcaatgAGGTAGGCAGAGCCAAGCAGAAGCAAACGTGATCCTATTGGCACGCTCATTTGCATTTCTCCGTTGAggaacgcctactctgaagtGCGCGTgagcaataactcaattcgcctttgCACGCCTTCTAAACAACGCACATTTTTTAAACTTTGGCCAAGGGTCAAGTTTACCAAACTTAGTCCACTCCGttcgtaacatattgtagttttgggaacagaaaactgtattgcgATCAAATGTTTAATTTATGAGTAAATtagcagaatgtcggccaaaatcgaTCTCGTTCCAACtgctcccactgccggccactgggcttcctctcactaccatatttggtagtgagtggaaacttCAACCGGATTCTCCACATtcatacatccggtgaaatagcGGACTCATTGTTTCATCTGTGATAAAGATGGGCCGAGATAGCCCACCTATTGGTCAGAAACAAGAATCAGAAATCACTTCCGTTGTTTTTCCCAAATCCTTCAAAATAAGAGTTTTCCCAAAGATGTAAAGGATTAGTTATCAATCTCTTTGGTATTCCCAATGGATCTTGGTTACAGCAAAaaagttaaaggtccaatgcagccgtttttatctcaatatcaaaacaTTTTGATATTGAGctactgagtggcgcagcggtctaaagcactgcatctcagtgctagagttgtcactacagaccctggtttgattccaggctgtgtcacaaccgccgtgattgggagtcccatagggtggcgaacaattggcccatcgtcgtccggggtaggccgtcattgtaaataagatttttttcttaactgacttgcctagctaaataacacatttctgggtaacaattaagtacctcacTGTGATAGtttaattaaaatggtcaaaaataaacaaaaataccttcttagcaaaaaactatttctcaagcaagaattttgctctGAGTGGGTAGGAGAAAACAAGCTTTGGTTTGGAACCCtttttattggtctattaacaaatTTAGCACCTCATggtgtcaccaggcaggccaaaactccatcccaccaaaacaggctgaaagtTCATGCAGCCTTTTCAAACAGGTCTTaaacatttctgacaagttataaatagctctcaaAGGTGTGCCAtaactgacataacaagaggaaaactgatgaTGGATTACCCAATTTCAAAATTGCAGCTTGTGCATTTTACTagtacaactttcaagagtacgTTGAAAGGGGGGGGCCCCACTGATATAGGATGTGTGCTGGCAAACCTATTTTTTGTTCATGAATAATTACAAAAAAATACTCTGATCATAATCGTATCCAGAAAATTGCCAATATCCGTTATGATTCTCATTTTGTCCATATACTCGGCACAGCCCAAATTCACAGTTTCAACTACTTCAAGAAGTAATGTTGcagtctagctcagtgctgccaCCTCTCGTTGAGTAACTCGAGTTGAAGGCAgaccggggtactgcaggctgcaaTTAGCAGCTAAATTATAACTTCTTCTGTGTGCAATTTTCAAATAATTGTTTCAAAGACATACATCTGGTGTAATAGAAGCAATTTttggtaccatgattgtcttTGATTTTGTTCTATTTTTATTCACAGATAGACCACGAAGATTGCCATTTTCCTATTCGCCATTTTCCTATTCGCGGTCGGCCTTGAACTTCAATGAAAGGGGGAGTCCTTCTCACCTGTTTAAAGCAGTGTGTGGAAGGGGTGGGGCTTTGTCTGAGAGTTTCCTTTTGCAGGGGTGGAGACTACTTCCTATTTGGCACAACACAACTCTCAATTGTTAACACGTTTGGACCCAGAAGTAAATAAGGAAGCTGACCAAATTTCACAATAATTTACTTCTGGGAAACCTGAGATCACCAAAAGGTGCAAGTTGCTCCAAAACAATCCTCACCCAAGCACATACAGGCACATTAAACAACAAAGGGAACTTTTAACCATGAATACACATAAATAGACCAAATTGTAAATGTTAAACATGATTACGACAACGTTGCTGGCAATGCACCTTAACAGCACACTGGTCAGAAATAGCCAgcggttgtttgtttgtttgtgtgagtgcTTTTATCTTATCTGGTGCTTTTCCAGACAAATCATCATCCAGTTGGACACCTGATGAACTTCCACAAACTTCAGGGTCTGGGGTGAGAACTTGCTTTTGTAGTCTACTCAATCTGATTCCCCGCAAGAAATGTAGAATTCTGGTAGGTTCTCTCATACGGTCTCTcgtacacatttttttttacacagtaACTTGGCCTGTTACCACAAGCTTAGTAGTTAATATTGATTATGTGAGTACTGTCAACTGAGCTGTTGCTTCCACAGAGCAATCTTCATCCAGTTGGACAACTGATGAGGTCACCAACCAGGATCTTCAGGGTATGAGATGATAAATTCAGCTACTGTGCTGCTGGAGCCGACTTAATAACCGGATTCCCCTTTAAAACAGGAACCTTATGGTAAGTAATTTAGTACAGTCTTTCTCAACCTTTTTTGTACCAGGGATTAGCAAAATGTGTTCCTCTTCCTTGGTAGACTGCTTGGATAGAAACTAGCTTACTACTACTAGCTAACTAAGTTAATGTCTGCTAACCATCTGAGGGACTGGCCAGTAATAGCCAGAATTTGAAAAACACTTATCTAGTACACATTTTTCATAAACTGTACAATAAACTTGCTAGCTTATATTGTTTACCAGTTTCTGACTGCTTTCAACTGATGTGGTTCTTTCACATTAAAATCGGGATACAGCTGAACGTCTCAGGAGATCCATGCATTAAAACTCTGAGCAGATGAGTGTTCAAGAGCAGCTTCTCGCCTATAAAAACAATCATGTCTATGCCAAATTTAGTTCAGAGTTTGCTGCACTTGGATTTAACGGAACGTTGAAGCAAATGCAgagaaaagtaaaaaaaaatctgaaacagGAATAAAGAAACCTCAAGGGTGACAACAAGATGAGTGGTTCCATCTATCTTGAAGAAAGCGGTTTTGTAGTCATCGATAGAGTCCTCACTCACCTATCAAAAACTCAGGCTTATTCCTTTCCAGGAGCAGAAGACTGGTAAGTTAACTTTTACTGTGTACATTTTTGTAGTTTGTGTGAGGGCTTTCACAATGGTGACTGGCTAGTTAAGTAGCTAGTTGCTGATGCTGGCTAGTTTCCTAATGTTTTTCTGGATCCATTTTTTTTTATAACTCGCCTACAGTATTTCCAATATGTCATTGGCTTTTACGCTATGATAAT is a window from the Oncorhynchus tshawytscha isolate Ot180627B linkage group LG14, Otsh_v2.0, whole genome shotgun sequence genome containing:
- the LOC112267153 gene encoding zinc finger and SCAN domain-containing protein 29 isoform X2; protein product: MENKKSLSCACQWAPEEVVSLLTRWADGSVQEQLLTAVRNERVFIKLSSELDALGFIKTSTQCRWKIKKLKQEYKKIKDDENKNAATCLRRRWFAIMDSVLGHQPSGTLLESGLVMNSQNILESTPDAPPEEEDPDKSPSSWMPDEVHSLFSHRSGTSGSGRINSASRLLESADSPKKAKDYDESPFRWTPEEVHALVRLWADRSVQEQLLSSVRNESVFTKLSSELAALGFNRSSKRCREKIKKLKQEYHKIKDNNKKRSYNRRRERWFAIMDSVLRHQPSTLVIDSDGNILATTQPNSPQEVKDSDKSPSSWTPGEVHSFIGHRLGTSATKINSPTVLLESTDSPLETEYYDESRASWSPEEVHALLTLWADGSVQEQLLSTVRNKRVFTKLSSELAALGSTKTSKQCREKIKKLKQEYKKIKNDTSKNSSNVRGTRWFAIMDAVLSQRTITSMLLESTQLKSLPEAEDSGSRLTLSSPYVSLLHHYA